The genomic stretch taagttctATTAGGTTATAATTTCCTTTTCATTTCaactcattttcaaaacaccAAGTTTGCCTCGCTTTCACTTCCACTCCCAAAAAACTTCCCAAAACTGAAAATTTTCCTTTCCCAAATCCCTAATCTTCATTTCCTAACAAGAATCAAGTGCTTCAGTAAGGTATGTTATGcttttcaattcctcttctccATTTCCTTTTGGGTTCACATTTAGGTTTGGTTAGGGATTGGAAAAATTTGAAGATTGACACTTGAAATCACTATGCATGTCTGATTTAGATTAGGAATAGGATAGAGTTGGAGACCTTGACTGTTAGAAGTAACATACCTCACATTTTTGGAACCCTAGGAAGCTCCTGGAGATTTCCtggttcgcagggttcgcgccgcgaacgagccttcgcgccgcgaactgggaaaTTCCAGGGCCATGTTTTTATGCTGATTGATTGCTAACCCTTTCCATATTTGTTTTGTGGTTGCTCTGATGTTGAATGCAGATGTCGAAAAGAACCAAAACCACGGCTCCCGCTCATCCTCGTTCTTTAAGAAGGTTCACAAGCGACGAACACGAAGAACGATTCAAGAGTTTAATCAAGAGAACAATCTTGCCAGAGAGGTTCATCCGTTTAGCACCGGGTGGGACTTATCAGAGTTTGGTTTCAACTTTTGAGAGACGAAGGTGGATGAAACTGTGTGAATCAGAAACGGCAATCAACTATGATATTGTTTAGGAGTTCTATGCAAATGCCATGCATCAAGAAGAGGGGGTAGCTTTCATCTACCGAACAAGGGTAAGAGGCAGACTTGTTTCTTTTGGAAGGGATGCCATTAACTCATATCTTGGTAATCCTCTAACCCTTAGAGAGAACGAGCGGTGTGAGTATCGTACCATGGAATTGGCTAATAGGTGGGATCTAGAAGCGGTAAATGCTACCTTGTGCCTTAAAGGAAAATCCTTTGACCTAAATGATCAAGGACATCCAAAATcttggaaaagagaaaatttaaATTTGGGAGCTAGGGCTTTTCTTGTGCTGCTGTTGAGTAATATTCGGCCAAGGAGCCACACCACGACGATTCCTCTGGATGTAGGGTGTTTGCTTTACTGCATTATGATCGGGAAATCTGTGGATGTAGCATCCATCATCGCGGGAGAAATGAGAAAGATGGTTTTAAGTGGAACCAAATTCGGTGGTAAATCAGGTGTGCTTGCATACCCGAGGCTGATCATGGGACTTTGCCGTCAGGCGAATATTACCATTCCAGAGGAAGTACACTTCTCTATCACCAGTGTGATCAACGATGGATATCTGAATAGGTTCTGCCAAAGCCAAATGGATAGAACTGACGGAGCTGGGACTTCGTCATCCAGACCCCGAGTCAGACCCCGACCCCAACCCCACACTACTCCAGTCTTTGACCAGATGGCGTTTGCCAATTACTGTTGCGAGAGCTTTAaggcctctaggaggtctcaatcatttatCTTCGATGCTATGCAGCAAcagttccagaacacgtttctTGCACCAGAAGCCCGCACATTTCCTTCTCAGGCGGAATATGTGGCTTATGttaattggcctgagggcaggccaaattttatggggggtgcaggaggtggtgcaaaCCCTAATGAAGAGATAGATGACGTCCTTGGTGATGTAggtggtggccaagaggaggaGGATTGAGGAGTTGATGAATTTGAGGAGTTGTTGTCATTTTGAgtttctttttattatttttgtttttgaaaatttttgatgtacttttgggtggctctagttcaccaaaactttgTTTTTTGTTAAGttgttttgataattgcatgaatactatTTGAGAattaagtgtgttacaatcaaactgatttaccaacatttttgtttaattgttcttaatcttaagtcaagcttaaagcaaccgagaaatgatcgcaaagaaagaagcataggacacttcgagtggtgatgataagaattagtgtcggcatttcaaggtacactttatcactttctagacttaacatgagtaattgatggtgtgtgcaaatttcatatcataaactcattgaaatgtatgtcacctttgaatcaaaataggacttaaccaattgtgaggaagctttccattgtacactaaaaagcgggaaaccaagcattattttaactcattcttatcatgctaaatcatgcatcaatctaattttgtgtgaaaattttgaaaatgatagaggcattgtttgtgagaaaaaccacttgaccaaaaagtttgaatcaactaaccttgtgaggaataatccttagttaaacccctttgagcttattttaggattcattttattgatcactgaaaaatcaattgaaaatcgtggaataaatgaatcctaatttcttttGTGCCAATTGAAACCCCAAAtcgagttgtttgcaaattttgccttttgcttatttctaagtagggagcatttttgaataaatttggttttggaatccaaagttggggagagtaaagtgaaaagttgattagaaacttggaaaagtgagtttttataaaagggtgaaaatttgaaaagaaacaagaaaaagaaatcacccttgaaaccatagagcaaataaaaaaagtaaagaaagaaagaaatcaaagaaaatgctcatggttgtgtggatgtaaaaagaaaaaggaaaaaagaaaaaggaaaaaagaaaaagaaaaatagggatcaaagaaagggaaattgtgtagaaGTTGAATGCTTGGGAATGCTCTCTTAGGATAGACAACTTTGTTGAATTatcttaatcatatcctttcttgtaacctaggccacattacaacctttgaaagacctcttgattctcattttttacatgatttggtatttgttgtgataaccgcatgatttgaattgttgttgatttaattgcttggatgagtgaaagtaacccttcatgttattcatcattattataatgtgtgtaagtttgattcaattttgacatatatggctttgaattccttggaatgattttgcactcaaccattttccttattcatgttttgtctagaattgagataggtggattgagaaattgccaaacacttttgaaccatttgaatgtccttggtaaatccttgttccaatcttttgtgtcattgctttggttgtgagggtggaaacttttgtttaaggacaaacaaaatgctaagttggggagagttgttagggaccaattagtactactttttatatcattttattggtcccttttaccaaactttgatgtaattacacacttttattcttattaatttgtataaatgcaattagatttaattcattttgttttgaatagttatttcacagatttgttagttttgtagaatttttagatgaaagagcttttggaatgcaacatcacaatttggaagattttggatgaggcttgcaaagcaaggaagctggATAAGCTTCAATTCGCGCCGTGAAGGTTacgaatccagcaagctgattttggGCCAAGGTTGCTGTAATCAGCTGTcttgccattttggtgtctgtcttggaatagcttttctgctttggatggaaatgatcaattaaggaaatgtcaactcttttaggagaggAGAACACATTATTCTAAGACATTCATTATTATTTACACATTGATACATTGAGATATTTTGTATGAGAGAAAAACAAAGTTTTTCTTCTAttaacattctgctttgtaacaatgacgatgaggagctaaactcccttttgtcaagattggaggtaatagctattctcatttgtttatgaATTCCATTTGACTTTTgtatatgataaagattgttgatgtattgaatactgtttttgccctaagttgaaaaccagatttgagtagttgttgaaagagattatttgagtcttgacataaaacagattttcaagtagtgaataagttgtagagataggtttattcattactcttctttggtattaaacattaaagattgctatattgatagttaggtggagagatcgtctaaggatcaatatagtgattatcacaatatcatttagacataaatgactttgagaggatacttgaaaatcatcaataatcttaaatctatatagttatcataaggaatcataagcatttagaatagtgaactccaatcttgtCAAGCTTTTAcacttgattaaaaccattttactgtttttacatttactcacaagataattttccaaacaaaacaactttgttacttttcaaacttaTAACAAattggattatagaacggcggtaataacaaccaatctctgtggatacgatataaaaatatttgccgaagatatacttttcaacagaAGCCCATCTAAAAAATAGAGCAACATTACATTGAAAAATTAACATATTATATAACACAGAAAACAGAAATGTAAAACAATATATTTACATGGAAATATTAAGACTTACATTGATGCATATGAATGACTTGGAACTGCAGAACTAATTGGTGCTATAAATGGGAATCGTGTAAATCCCCATGTTTGTAGCAGAATAACACCCCCTCATACCATCAACATCAACGTCAACTGCTTTACACATTTCCCTATATAGAAATGCTAACACAGTTGATCCTCATCTATATTCACCACACTGACGCAAATCCAGAACAAATGGTATCCACATACTATGTACATCTTTTTCCGATTTATCAGGGAATAAGGTTAGGGAGATACACAATATATTATAAATTCTTGTGTATATAATTAGTTCGTCATGGAAGGTATTTTCAGATATTTGAGTTTCTTCTAGTTTTTGTTTTAACCAAGAGATAAGGACATGTCTACCTTTAATGTGATTTTCTGGTAGTTGACGGCCCAAAAACGTGGTCCATGCACTTGCACTAATCTCTTATGGTCCTACGACGGCTCTACCATTGACGCGTAGACCCAAAAATATGGAACTTACCGGTTGGAAAGTGAAAAATATGTGTTTCGGGTATCCATCGTTCAAGTAGAGCATATATGGAACTTGTATCAATTACTATATCCTTCAGTTTTGCGACGTTTGCAAAACTGGAGGTATCCAAAAAAGGTTGTATATTATGTGGGGCATCAATTAACTTATGGTTTCAGGTTCTAAAAGCTCTTTCGGGTTCCACCTGATACATCCAGCgaaaacaataaacaaaataacaaatacataatatatatttatttataaaaaaaataacaaaggAAATGTTAAACAATAAACAAAACAATAAGTATCACTTACTAATGCTTGAATGTTATCATTAGTTCCCCTATGTTTATCACCCATAAAAAAAGGAGTTTGAGATATACTGAGATTTGGTAAAAATGATAGAAGTTTGAGTTGTGGTAAAAATGAAATGATGATAAGTTGCAAAATAGAGAAGTGTGAGTTGTGGTAAAAATGAATTGATGGTGGAGTATTTATAGATATATTTTCATGACGTGTTCTAGTTAGGATTTTTACATAATGAAACAATTTCATCTGTTGTTCTACGAAAACTAACATACAACTCTAATGGGCCTAAGTTAATGAAATTTAAATAATTGTCAAACATTTCAGGTACATCTTCGTCATTACAAATTCGAATTTCTTCATACAGCAGCATGCCATTTGAATTGATGTATGGTTTTCGATAGCGCAGAGCAACGATTTCTCTCTCAAATTCGGTAACATGACGTATCTGAGTTTGGATGTCGTCAAAACCAAAGTTTTCCATTATTCTGATTGATATTGGATCAGAAATACTATTGCAAGAATCAATTTTTTCAAATGATATTGGCTTAATAATGTATACTAGACCAATTAAGAGAGCCATGTAGATAGCTTATGCGTTTTGAATTTCTCAGGTCTGGCTTTTATACTGTGTTTGATAAGACCAAACATGCAGTATATATACAACTTCCAAGATGGTGGACTAAAATAATAGCTTTTCAAAATTTTGTTGGTGTACTCCATGCAGGATGGCGCATCCTAACGTGTCCTTTTTTCACGCGCATAGGTCCTTCAACCAAGATGGAGGACCTCCTCTTACTCATGCTGCATGCACACATCGTCCCAAATGGCGGAACCTCACACTAGGAATCTCACGCACATGGCCCCTACGTCTCAAACGGCGGACCTCTTCTTACTTTTCAGAAGGTAGTTAAGGTCCTCCATCTCAAATGGCGGACGTGTTCTGCATGGCTTCCACATTCCATTCCAAACAACCCTTGTATATAATTGAACCTTTAATTTTCAAATTAAATCATACACACAATGGCTCAAAACAATACCACAGTTCAAATCCATTATAATGGAAGTATTTTCCAGATGTTAATGTCGGAGTCATATTTCAAAACACAAACGTACAGCAACTCAAAATACACCCCAAATCCAATTACACGCGTCTAAAAGAAAGACTCGAAAACAGGCTCCAACAACAAATATCTGATATTTATTATCGATATCCATATTTTAATGACGGCGTTAATAGTGTGACTTATACAACAACGAAAATAGAAGACGACAATGACGTTGGGTTAATGTTCCAGTGTCATTCGACGTATAATTTGTCAGGTGTGATTGAATTATACGTATCCTTAGTAGACCATAATGAGGGTGCTCAAGTAACGTATCCGACGCAAATCTCTCAATCTCATCAATATCAAATGAGTCAAGAGACTATATTGTCGTTGACATCAGTTCCAGATGAGGATGTCGGGGATGATAGTGACTATGAAGAAGCGCGATACGTAGATACACAAAATCTTTTTAGTGGAGAAAGTGACAACTCTGACAACAATATCCCTGCGATGCATCAAGATCAAGTGCAGGATCTGCACAATCCACCACTACACATGAGAAATCCCACATACTCACATGACGAAGATGCATCAATTTTTGAAACCACAGAGCCACTTCGGATAGAGGGGAGGGGGTTGCTTGGCATGGAATTTAATAGCAAAGAGGGATGTGTATTCGCCATTCGCCAATTTCATATCAGAAACTGTCTTGATTATTCGGTTTATAAGTCTAATTCTAAACGACTCATAATCAAGTGTGTTAACGAAGAATGCGCCTTCAAATGCAGAGCAAATGTGGGGAAGGGGAGTGGTACGTGGGTGATCACTAAGGTTAGCGGTCCGCACACATGCATGTCTTCCACAATGTCTCAAGATCATAGAAAACTTGACTCTAATCTAATATGTGACATTATCAAGTCTCTAATCAACAGTGGTGCCTCACTAAAAGTGAAACACATCATCGCTCATCTTCGGGAGACATTCAACTATACAATCTCTTACAAAAAGGCATGGATTTCAAAGAATAAGGTTATCGCTGCTATTTATGGAAACTAGGAGACTTCATACAACGACCTGCCGCTATGGTTGTTGGTCATGAAAACATTTCTACCAGGTACTATAATAGAACTCGAGACCCTTCCTGTATTTTCAAACGAAGGGACTCAAATTAGTGGTGCTAGAGTTTTTCACCGTCTTTTTTGGGCTTTCCAACCATGCATCAAgggttttgcattctgcaaaccgATGGTTCAAGTAGATGGCACATGGTTATATGGAAAGTACAGGGGGACTTTGTTAATGGTTGTGGCACAAAAAGGAAATAGGAACATATTTCCAATAGCTTTTGCATTGATAGAGGGTGAAACTGGAGAAGCATGGAGTTTTTTCTTGAGAAATCTTAGAATGCATGTTACACCACAACCCAACCTATGTTTGATATCAGATCGACATGAGTCAATAAAGAGTGCCTATAACAACCCGGATAATGGATGGCAACACCCTCCCTCCTCACACGTCTATTGCATCAGACATATAGCACAAAATTTCATGAGGGAATTCAGAGACAAGGAACTTCGAAAAAAATTGTTAACATGGGTATTTTCCAAAACATATCTTTGTTAACATATCTAACAGTAACTTCTACATACTAATttagttttcattttcattttcagGGTATGCATTAGACGGGGCAACATATGAATACTACTGGGGAGAGATACGTAAAGTTAACATAACAGCGTTAGAATGGATAAACAATATTGCAAGAGAAAAATGGATGAGATCATTCAATGGAGGGAAACGTTGGGGTCATATGACTACCAACCTTGCAGAATCAATGAACTCAGTTTTAAAATCCACACACAACCTACCTATTACTGCTTTGGTAAAATCAACATATTATCGATTGGGCACACTGTTTGGGAAAAGAGGACATGACTGGACTAAAATGTTGGGTTCTGGCCAACTGTTCACTGAAAATTGCATGAAGGGAATTGAGGAGGTAATCAAATCAAATAGCCACACGGTTATGCAATTTGATCGTGAGAGGTTCTGCTTCCTGGTCCAGGAAACTGTGCATCATAGTGACGACAGACCGACTATCCATTACAACGTCGACTTTCGGAATCTGACGTATGAGTGTGGAGAGTTCCAAACGTTTCATGTCCCTTTATCACATGTTATTGCAGCGTGTTCAAGCATAAGACAAGACTATTCTGTGCATATAACTGACGTGTTCAAAGTTGTAAACGTATTTAAGGTCTACGAGGAGAGTTTCCTCGGGATCCCGACCGAAACAAGTTGGTCACAATATGAAGGTGACACGCTTTGCCACAATGACCGCATGCGGAGAAATAAGAAAGGTCGCCCAAACAGTTGTCGGATTAAAACTGAAATGgacaatgttgaaaaagaaaaaaggagGTGTGGTATTTGTCGAGAAATAGGACATATGCGCAGAAAATGTCCAACCAGGCATGGCCCTTTGACTTAGTTATGTCTGAAGTTTTAGTATATCCAATCGTTGTTATATTTCGTGTATTTCCTTTTTTAACAACAAGTTTTATTTAGAGCATAACATTATCGTCTACAACACAAGACAGATTACAACATAATAACAACTTCAAATAGATAAAAAAACTACAACTATTCCAACACGTTATAATTACTAATCACTCCAACACCTTTTTatcatattattattttaaacGACAACAACTAAAACAAGTGGATCTTCAACACCTCGACTAACTTCTCCACTATGCGCAGAAAACATACAAGTAACATCCAGATCATTTTCTACACGATCCCAATAATGCATGTATGTACCACCTGGGCTAGCATCCGTAAGAGTTATGTAAGAACAATAATATTCAATTTTTCTAACACGTCGAATCGGACCACCCAGCTGTCCAAAACTTGCGTTGATGGCAGAAATCAACTGCCTGAACTTCCATTGTGGATTCAAACAAATCCTCATCTTCTTATctgtttcaaagaaaacaatacAACACACGATATGATTCACAACTAATATATTCATTTGTCATAtgcttcctctatttatagaaaacctaatggaaataaaaaataatattataatacTGTTTACGCGGGAAAAATCTATATCGAAAAATTATTTGGGCgaaaaaaattatattttatgtttatgtacaaaatatataattaattttttaatttaatttttcatatttattaaaaatattatataacaatttatttaatttgttaaaaaaaattaaattttattttcaatattaatttttaattaatattacATATTTGTTACAAATATTATATAAAAAGCTATATAATTTcgaaatattaaataattattaaaaaatatatttttaatagTATATAACTATTtattattaaatttatttttaaaacaatttatttttaaaatgatttattatttaattttattttaaatagtaatttttaattaatattatatatttattacAAACAACATTAAATAAAAAgtaatataattaattaatattaaataattatgaaaaatattatatAGCAGTgtttaatttattaaaaaaatttattttaatttacattaaatataatattttaatgattttaaattaatttaaaaataaaaaaataaaaaaatacacaCTCCATCGGAGATGGCGCACCCCAACTGCACCTCTAGGGACGTCCACCATCTCAAATGGAGGACCATAATAAAAAGTGTTCACTACAAGACAAAAAAAGGTGGCATAATGAAAAATTATTTTGGACAGGTGGCATATTGGGATTTTCATTTCATCATAATGGCATTGCAGGTAAAAAATCCCCCATTAGGAGAGCAAAATGGCGTACTAGATTTTAATTGTTAGTCTTATATATCACATAAAGACAAAATATAGGCTGAATGGAAAGTATGTATGAGAAACTTTGCTTCCACGAGTTTCACTGAAAACACACATGGGTTAATACCGACACACCTCAAAGGGTCAGACAAAAATAGATGTTGAGAATCAAATCAAACAGAAGTGTAAGAGTCTTAGTAGTGATGACCAAATTAAAGTGCGTTAATAGAAGGGAGTGTCCGACACACAGCTTGCAAAGGTTGGTGGTGACCCATTCCAGTCGTAAATCATAAATAAAAGCAACAAAATAGATTATTATACAAAGCAACAAAGACACACACTTATCTCCCATTTCTCCACTGCAGACCAACTAAAAAGGCGAGAGTGAGAATTAAGAAAACTTTTCTTGTATAGCAAACTTGAAGTCAAAGAAACTTACTCTCTCAACAACAGACGATAAATGTACAAAGGTTGTAGAAAAAGAACCaagaaaaaagaaagaatatGGAATAATTCTCTAAACCAAGTTGCAGATTAGCATACTTAATTGGATATTATTTTGACAGACCAAGCTGCAGCAGGTTTAGAATTCAAATTGTATGTCATGTGATCAAAGTccgaaaataaaaataataaccAACGAATCCTTTCTATACCATTATCATTCTTATCCATTGTAATCAATAACTGCAAACTGCTCCAGATATCAAAAAATCAGCTCGATGCAATACTGATAATTGCGTGTCAATATTCTTTTAATTTTAAGAGCATTGAACAATTATCAAATGAACCATTATATAAAAACACTACACATTATCAAAAGAGAATTGAAAGACAATCGATTAAAACCATTAAATATGAACAGCAAACTCCAACATCAAAACCAGCAAGGACCCGATCAAACCCTTACATTAAAAGACCAATGTAACTTTGTATTCCTGATGCAGAGACATAAAAACTTCAACTGTAGCAAGACATGCCATCAAAAGAAAAGTATCGAATGCGAAGAAAattcttattcttattcttatATAAGACACAATTGACAAGAAAATAGGGGAAATAACAAATGACACATATAAAAATGACACAATTTTATCTTCATCCTAATGAAGACAAAGGAGATCTTGAACCACTGCAAGGAAGAGGATATCTTTTTAGAAGTATAATCATCAACTTAAATCACAAATAACAAAAAGAATTTTTAAAAATAGTAACGGAAGATTATAGTTACAAAGAAAGCCCGACAAAGCTTTCCCAATTTCTCCAAAATCCTTTGCAATGGAAGATTACAAGTCAAAAACCTAAATGTAAGAAGAAAATAGTAGTATTCATGAGATCAGAAAACCCCAAGGTTGAATTTGCAAGTATAAAGGAATAAAACAAGAAGAAAATAGTAGTATTCATGAGATC from Lathyrus oleraceus cultivar Zhongwan6 chromosome 7, CAAS_Psat_ZW6_1.0, whole genome shotgun sequence encodes the following:
- the LOC127101940 gene encoding uncharacterized protein LOC127101940 → MAHPNVSFFHAHRSFNQDGGPPLTHAACTHRPKWRNLTLGISRTWPLRLKRRTSSYFSEDVNVGVIFQNTNVQQLKIHPKSNYTRLKERLENRLQQQISDIYYRYPYFNDGVNSVTYTTTKIEDDNDVGLMFQCHSTYNLSGVIELYVSLVDHNEGAQVTYPTQISQSHQYQMSQETILSLTSVPDEDVGDDSDYEEARYVDTQNLFSGESDNSDNNIPAMHQDQVQDLHNPPLHMRNPTYSHDEDASIFETTEPLRIEGRGLLGMEFNSKEGCVFAIRQFHIRNCLDYSVYKSNSKRLIIKCVNEECAFKCRANVGKGSGTWVITKVSGPHTCMSSTMSQDHRKLDSNLICDIIKSLINSGASLKVKHIIAHLRETFNYTISYKKAWISKNKVIAAIYGN